The following is a genomic window from Haloterrigena salifodinae.
GAACTGCTCTCGACGCTCGAACCGGACATCGTGAGCGTCGCGGTTCCGCCGGCGATACACAGAGAGATCGTCGTGGGATGTGCCAAAAGCAGCGTTGTCGACGCCGTCCATTGCGAGAAGCCGATGGCGAACACGTGGGTGGACGCCCGACAGATGGCACAGGAGTGTTGGCGTCACGACGTGCAGTTGACGCTGAACCGGCAGCGTCGGTTCGGACGGCCGTTCACCGAAGCCAAACGCCTGCTCGACGACGGGGAGATCGGCTCGCTCCGACGAATCGAGATCGGATGGGGAGACTTCTTCGACACTGGCGCACACACGGTCGACCTCGCCGGAATGTTTACCGACGACCGCGCCGCCGAGTGGGTACTCGCGGGACTCGATTACCGCGAGGAGGATATCAGATTCGGGGCCCATCAGGAGAATCAGATGTGGGCCCAGTGGCGGTACGAGAACGGCGTCTACGGCGTTATATCGACCGGCAAAGGCAGTGATTTCACCGACGCCGCAATCGTGCTCCGGGGAACGAACGGGGTCATCCGTATCGACAAGACGGACGGCCCGATGCTCGAACTCGACCGCGGCGGTGACCGCCGATCGATCGACGTGGACGGCGAGACGATGCACGCGACGAACGACGAAGGCGACGGCCGCTACGGGTCGCACTTCCACGATCGGGCGGTCGCCGCGGTCGTCGACGGGTTGGAGACCGGAGCGGAACCCGTAATCAGCGCGCGAATGGGGCTGACCACAGCCGAGATCCTGTTCGCCGGCTACGAGTCCGTCCGCCGCCGCGGACGCGTCGACCTCCCGCTCGACGTGGCGGAGAATCCGCTGCAGTCGATGGTCGACACCGGTGCGCTCTCCCCGTCACCGGCGGCGGCCGACAAGAAGTAGACGCCCGGTCGGTAGTTAGCTCAGTGAATGTGCGGTTCTCGGCCGCTCAGCGCCGTCGCTAACCTTCTCCGCGATCCCGTCCGCAATCGACCGCATTCCGGTGTCTCCAGGATGAAGCAGATCCGTGGTTAATCCGGTCGCGTCCGCGACGGTCGGCCCGTCGATCAGTGACACGTTGTCTGGCGCCCGCTCGGCGGTTCGCCGGACGACCGTTCGAAAGGCTTCGGCCCGCTTCGCGTCGCCGTCTCGGCGCGCGTCCGCATGATACGGGAAGAGCGTGACGCACGCGATCGGACGCTCTGGCTTCGACGACGCGATGACGTTCACGAACTCCGTCACGCGGTCCTCGAACTGCTCGACGGTGAAACCCCTATTCGCCATGTTGACCGATAGCGCGAGCGTGGCGACGTCCCAGTCGTCTCGCCGCGCGACGTGTTCGGCAATTGCCGGCTCGCAGAACGCCGACCCGGCGGTACCGAGGTTCACCGCGTCGACGCCCAGTTCCCGCGCGACCTGCGAGACGTACGTGAGA
Proteins encoded in this region:
- a CDS encoding Gfo/Idh/MocA family protein — its product is MSAYTVAVIGTGPDPDTPTVDGFAMGYRHAEAFESDDRCELIGCADVVEENRLAFADAFGLPAENIFEKYKELLSTLEPDIVSVAVPPAIHREIVVGCAKSSVVDAVHCEKPMANTWVDARQMAQECWRHDVQLTLNRQRRFGRPFTEAKRLLDDGEIGSLRRIEIGWGDFFDTGAHTVDLAGMFTDDRAAEWVLAGLDYREEDIRFGAHQENQMWAQWRYENGVYGVISTGKGSDFTDAAIVLRGTNGVIRIDKTDGPMLELDRGGDRRSIDVDGETMHATNDEGDGRYGSHFHDRAVAAVVDGLETGAEPVISARMGLTTAEILFAGYESVRRRGRVDLPLDVAENPLQSMVDTGALSPSPAAADKK